From a region of the Methylomonas rapida genome:
- a CDS encoding carbohydrate kinase family protein, giving the protein MIDQYPVQIFGEVLFDHFPDGSRVLGGAPFNVAWHLQAFGLAPRFISRIGDDDSGQEVAELMADWGMTLAGLQVDHEHPTGSVGVLIEQGEPHYDIVADSAYDFIDVKLLDQRNTEGVLYHGSVALRNPVSRAALADIKDRHRGKIFIDVNLRPPWWERDLLESMLQDANWVKLNEAELRILWPEAASLETAMQDFSAKFELDTLIVTRGEKGAIACDRQRQFVDVIPEARIEVVDSVGAGDAFAALLILGLQRQWPLRITLERAQAFASALVGRRGATVADRAFYRAFSEQWM; this is encoded by the coding sequence ATGATTGATCAATATCCTGTTCAAATTTTCGGTGAAGTGCTGTTCGATCATTTTCCGGACGGCAGTCGTGTATTGGGTGGGGCGCCGTTCAACGTCGCCTGGCATTTGCAAGCGTTCGGGCTGGCGCCTCGATTCATCAGCCGGATTGGCGACGATGATTCCGGCCAAGAGGTAGCTGAGTTGATGGCGGACTGGGGCATGACCCTCGCTGGGTTGCAGGTTGACCATGAGCATCCCACCGGCAGCGTCGGCGTGTTGATCGAACAAGGCGAACCGCATTACGACATCGTCGCCGACAGTGCCTATGATTTCATCGACGTTAAGCTACTCGATCAACGGAATACCGAGGGCGTTCTGTATCACGGTTCGGTGGCGCTCAGAAATCCGGTATCCCGGGCGGCCTTGGCGGACATCAAGGATAGGCATCGCGGCAAGATTTTCATCGATGTCAATTTGCGTCCGCCCTGGTGGGAGCGGGATTTGCTGGAATCGATGTTGCAAGACGCGAACTGGGTTAAGCTCAACGAAGCCGAGCTGAGAATATTATGGCCGGAAGCCGCAAGCCTGGAGACGGCCATGCAGGATTTTTCTGCAAAGTTTGAGTTGGATACGCTGATCGTGACGCGCGGTGAAAAGGGTGCCATCGCGTGCGATCGGCAGCGGCAATTTGTCGACGTTATCCCTGAGGCCCGCATCGAGGTGGTGGATAGCGTTGGTGCGGGTGACGCCTTCGCCGCGCTGCTGATTTTGGGCTTGCAGCGGCAATGGCCTTTGCGGATTACGCTGGAGAGGGCGCAAGCTTTTGCCAGTGCCCTGGTTGGCAGGCGCGGTGCGACGGTCGCTGACAGGGCTTTTTATCGGGCGTTTAGTGAGCAATGGATGTGA